The genomic stretch tttttcccccaacatggATGCCAATTAACTATGAAACGGTCTAGTCAGAgcctagatactacagtgatcaGTACTGTATACAGGTAGATAGGTTAGACAGACAGACCTATCAAATAGTAAGGAATTTTTGTCACCGCCATCTTGGGTCAGATTCAAATCAGTGACATAACAATGACAGGCTACATCATCCATTATTAAcccaatccccttccccccacatgcCCATCATCttaattttcaaaggaaaaactgGCAGTCACATTTACCTGTAAATTAGAACTTCATCATCCGAGCAGTTATATTGCAGCTGATACATTTTAACCCTAGGGGCTGACTTGCTCACCATCCACTTGACCAAAGCTGAGGTAGTTGTCACCTCTGACACCAGGACAGCCCTTTCAGGTGGACCTTTCGTCTCCCCTCGATTGGACTTGCTGGAGCTAGTGATGTCAGAAAGCCTGGATTTGGGTGGGGCGGCTCGGCCTGTACTGTTGCTGAGGTGTGGAAGCTGCACAATTGAGAGCTCAATGGTCGCGGTTGATTCTCCTGCAGCATTGGCTGCGATGCACGTGAAAGTTCCATAATCCTTGGATGTAGTGATAACGATATCTAAAGTACCATTATCGTAGACTGCTGTCCTCGAAGAATTCCCAATGAGTCGGTCATCTGGAGCCACCCAGTGAATGACTGGGGATGGGTCCCCAATGGCTTTACACTTCAATGTGGCAGTTTGCCCTTCTAAAACCAGTAACTTGTGAGTATGCTGGGTAATGAGAGGTGGCTCACAAACAAATTCCTCTTCCCGTACATGCCAAAAGTATCTTCCCTTTAGATTTGGAGGGGAAGCACAGGTTTCCATATCATCATCTCTGTCAAGCCGCCTTAACCACAACAGCTCACAGTTACAATGCAGGGGGTTGCCTCCAAAGCTAAGAGACAGAGGTGGAGAAAATGGAGTTGCTTCTAATGGAGATATTTGGGACCTGGCAAATATGGGATCTGGGGGGAGCTTTTGAAGTCTGTTAGAGGTTAGATCCAATCTGGCCAATTTCTGAAGATCTGCAAACGTCCCCTCTGTAATATAATCTATCAGGTTATGATCCAAGCTAATCTGGTGCAGGTTTACCATCTTCCTTATAGATTCCCAGGGTATGCCTTGGAGGTTATTGTAGGAAAGATCCAAATCTTCCAACGTCACCAGAAAATCCTCAAAGGCTTCGTCCGAGATGCTGCTCAGCTGGTTGTTATTTATTATCAAGTGCTGAAGGTTAATTAAGCCTCTCAAAATATCCTCTCCAATGTTGGGCAGCCTATTGCTGTCCAAATGCAAAGACCGAAGGCTTTCTAGATCAGCAAAGGAGTAGGGCTGAATGTAACTGATGGTATTCCTGGACAAAGTGAGGTCAACAAGGCCAGACATATTGGCAAAGTCCTGTCGGTTGATGTTAACAATGAAGTTACCCCCGAGTCGGAGTTCAACAGTCCTTCGGTCTATGTCTAATGGTACAAAAAGGAGGCCCTTGGAGGGACACAGAGTACCCAGTGACTCCGACAGGTTCTGACACACACAGTATTTGGGACAAGCATTGACCGCAACTGCCATTCCAAACACCAGGATGCTGCAGAGCAATTTTTCCATGGTAAATCACGCAGCAGTACCTGCAAGAAAGGAAGAATTACAGTTGAGTCAGCAGCTTTTTCACTCATGCTTTTTGTCTAATATCTTCCCCAAAGAATCAGCTCAAGTGCAACTTCTCCCAGTCATGTgggagaagctgggactggacaacaggggatggatcactcgaaactgccctgttctgttcattgcctcttaATCATCTGACAATGGTAACTATCAgaagacagactactgggctagatggaccattaatTTGACCCAGAATGGCTATTCCTATCTTTGAGGCATCCACTCTTCCCAACAACAAGTGCTAATTCTGTGGTTAGAGCAGCAATTTCTCTCCCTATAAGacacttgttttttttccagattatgaTGGTGGCATTTTGAATCGGAGTAGAATAGAAGTTATTATCCAAAATGACCATTCATATTTACAGACATAATGGTTTGTCTGCTTATGAGTTTTGTTAACTCACTGCTCTTTAGCTATATGGTAACATAACAGGGTTTACAGTTAAATATTAGGTAGCTGGATGAGGACATAGCCTATCTTTGGGCAGTGCACTTACTTAAAATCAgcgtgacttcagtgggaattatgcATACTTCTCTGAGGGCAGAAGGAGCCCGTGAGTAATTACACATCCCTGCGCAATAATGTGGAGTTAAACTTAGGGTCAAAAGTTCCAATTTAGAGGATAAAAATAGCCACATATTTTCCCATCAGTTACATGATAATTAAAGTGTAATTGTCTAGCCAGTTCATCCCCTCCCATGACTAAACCCACTGgaggcagctcagggagaggaaGTCTCCTGGAAAACTCACTGCATGGAAATTCAGTTCAGCTTCACCATGCCATCTCACCAGGAGGTCACCCCCATGGAAAATGCTGCAGAGCCCAACGTAGCAGATCCCCAGGCATTAGGACATCTATGCTGCTCTGGCCCCTGGCAAACTTCCCATTACCCTGACTTCCTTGCAGTTCAGACCCTCTCGGGTTGGGATTGCCCACTGGGTCTGAATGGAATGATTTGCATCCTCCCTGACCTGCCCACTTCCCCTTGGCCAGCCAgtctccacccccttccccgtgCAAATTCTAGACCCACAGAAAGGTCTTTGTGGGGACTTGAAGAAGGGCAGCGGTGCTGTGGAGGCAGTTGAGTGCCCTTCCATGCAGGAAATGAGAGAACCGCATGGATAGATTCCACTCCACATGCAGAACTTGTTGGGGGAATCTGAGCCCTGGTAATTAACATGGTCAAAGGTTACAATGTAAGTAAAAACAGGATCTGAGACATCTGTGCCTTGAAATTTAAAGTGCTATTAGAGTATCTAAATTATACAGTAGCTAGAACTGTGATTTCTGTTCTAAAACACATCATGGACTCATTCCGACTTCCAGCGTAGATCTAATCTCTTTCTCTCGTCTCCTGTCCCCTGCCCTCTTTTCCCATTCATATTCTAGAACCATCTTCCTTTCTATCCCTTCAGTCTGTTGATGTCAGTATGTGCTCCCCTGCATCTTCTGTTGTCCCTAACATCCTTCTTGTATCTCCCTGCCTCATCGCTTCCATCTGTTTCTCAAATCTCATGTGCAAACATATCTTGTCATCTTGATCTGCTAGGAACATTAAttcaaagaacaaacaaaacacttAGAGATCGATTCAGAGGGCTAGATCGTGCCTGGAACCACATGCCTCTGCAGGGAAGTAAAAACACCCCCAGGTCCCTGCATGGGCTATCTGACTCTTGGGTCTGGGTGCACAGGATATATGCCTGCTTACTTTCCTCATTGCCCCCTCACCCCATAGGCAGGGAGCGATAAGGAATGAGCagtcctccctctgccccacagacaAGGGGGAAGATGGGAGGGAACTGTTTCTTTGAGAGGTGTCCATAAACTATGAAGTCACCCAGGGTTAACTTCTAGGGAGGTAAAGTTTACACACCTGTCCCCTGCTTAGGGCTATGCCTAAAAGCACAAGACAACCCTAAATCACTAAGGAGAGGAGTTCACCTCCATTTGACCTTCATCACCTCTACTACATAACCTCACACCGCTATTTGTGACCCTAGGGGCATGTAGCACCCCTTCCTGATCACACAGATGCCTCATGCTTTCAGTGCCCTTTAGTAGCATCCTTTGAAAAGGAAACCTTATAGAATAAGAAAGAAGACACTCATGCTATATTGGTTCCTTTTACAGACCCATGTTTCTAAGGTGGCTTCATCTGATTTAATGAGGAGACATCTCAGAGGTTTGCTTTTGGTAAGTGATTGAAGTATTTatcaccacccctgcagctcatCATCTTTTATACTGAGTAACATCAAGCCCTGTGTTACATTGTCTGCTTTGAAGGAAGTAGTAAACAAGCTTTAACCACTGAGGGAAGGGTCCACTCTGAAACATTTACCTATAATAATTCTGACCCTGCATATTTGTAGGTGGTAAATAAATCATCTGGGTCTAAAAATGGCTTGGAGAGATGTTACCACTGCATACACGGTGATTTCACACAGCACCCCACAAAGAGCTGTAGTGATTAGCATTGGGATGCCATTCGCCCCTGAGAAACCATCTGACACCAGGAACACTTTTCAATAAATACAGCTAACTATCCATTTACATATACTTCATCCCACAGTTGAAAAGACCATTGTCCACCTATTATATCATAATGCAAAGAAGAGATCCAGGTTGGTTAATAATCCTCTGGCACTGGAACCAATGCCTGTCACATCAATGAATGTTTTCCAGTTCTTGCTCTGAGAAACAGCTCCTGCTCCCATTACAGTCAATGAGAATTGGGTCCCAGAGCcatttgttattgtagggctgctTTCATCATTTGTATAACATGACTCAAATCCTGACCACTTGGGTGCTAGAGCACTGGGAGGTGTTGCCAAATTATTAACTGGGTTAAGTACATTCTGACTATCCTGTATCTATGCAGATTTTACTCCActctcatcaccatggtatctgaataCCGGAGTTCCTCCTTAAGTTGTTCCTGCAGCTTCAGCTGGGTACAGAGTCTTCTGCCCTAAATTGTAATACAGTGTTCATGTGCACCGATGTTGTACTCTGCCCAGAAGTGGTTGCATTTCACTAGTAGGAAAAATATTTCTGGTATACTCCCTAATACAGTATGTAAATCAGTAGAGAAAGAAAGGAGCTATATAACTGTAAAGTATCCCACATGCTGAGCTGTACACCGTAGGGAATTTTTcttgaggggtggggaagggggcattgggatttttttctttaatgacgGGGTTGATCAGCAATGTTGGGATATTAGCATTTATGTAATATTATTTTATGGGGGGGGAAGGATTGAAGCATCAGTAACTGCTGAGCTCTACAAACAAATAtgactgagggtttttttttttttttaaaaggaatcaaTTAGTGTCAttttgccttatatattaaataaGGAATTAATGGTTAAAATATGTTTGTTAATACTTAGCAAGTTTATTATTGACGCAAATCTATGGCATAGTTCACAAAGCTCTTTAAATATCCTTTATATTATCATCAATTGCTAGTTTTCTACAGACAATGggcttttttcagagtagcagccgtgttcgtctgtattcgcaaaaagaacacgagtacttgtggcactttagagactaaccaatttatttgagcataagctttcgtgagctacagctcacttcatcggatgcaacatgctcacgaaagcttatcctcaaataaattggttagtctctaaagtgccacaagtactccttttcttaatgggcTTTTTGAATCTTAATTATAATCATGCTGTGAGACCTTACTTTTGTATATCTCCCTACCAGctgaaacaacaaacaaaaagcaacttAAAAACAATTTTGGGGAAAGATCAATACAGTTAATTACTAATAAGCCCTTCCCcagcttctctcttcccccacatctCCAATCCCCAAACATATATTTGGGAATATAAATgcacacttagggtatgtctacactacgaaattaggtcgaatttatagaagtcgtttttttagaaatcggttttatatattcgagtgtgtttgtccccacagaaaatgctctaagtgcattaactcggcggagtgcttcgacagtaccgaggcaagcgtcgacttccggagtgttgcactgtgggtagctatcccacagttcccgcagtctccgctgcccattggaattctgggttgagatcccaatgcctgatggggctaaaacattgtcgcgggtggttctgggtatatatcgtcaggcccccattccctccctccccccgtgaaagcaagggcagacaatcattccgcgccttttttccctgagttacctgtgcagacgccataccacggcaagcacggagcccgctcagctcactgtcactgtatgtctcctgggtactggcagacgcagtactgcattgctacagagcaacagcaacccattgccttgtggcagctgacggtgcaataggactggtagccgtcatcgtcatgtccgaggtgctcctggtcgcctgtgtgaggtcgatcaggagcgcctgggcagacatgggcgcagggactaaatttggagtgacttgatcaagtcattctctttagtcctgcagtcagtcctattgaaccatcttatggtgagcaagtaggtgatacggattgctagcagtcctattgcatcatcttctgccaggcaggcaagagatgaggatggctagcagtcctattgtaccatcttctgccgagcagccatgagatgtggatggcatgcagtccttctgcaccgtctgctgccagccaaagatgtaaaagatagatggagtggatcaaaacaagaaatagatcagatttgttttgtactcatttgcaacccctccccccccccatctaggggattcattcctctaggtcacactgcagtcactcacagagaaggtgcagcgaggtaaatctagccatgtatcaatcagaggccagactaacctccttgttccaataagaacaataacttaggtgcaccatttcttattggagcccttcgtgaagtcctgcctgaaatactccttgatgtaaagccaccccctttgttgattttagctccctgtaagccaaccctgttagccgtgtcgtcagttgcccctccctgcgtcagagcaacagcaaacaatcgtgcatctgagttgagagtgctgtccagagccgtcaaaatggagcactctggaatagctcccggaggccaataccgtcgaactgcgtccacagtaccccaaattagacgcggcaaggccgatttaagcgctaatccacttgtcaggggtggagtaaggaaatctattttaagagccctttaagtcgaaaaaaagggcttcatcgtgtggacaggtgcaggtttacatcaatttaaagctgctaaattcgacctaaagtcctagtgtagaccagggcttaggagCAATGTCTCCTTTAAGTGTACCAATCACCTAActgccttttttcctttttcttttttggatgcTGTTAAATATCATAGCAATTTTGGGAGATCGTCGACTGTGAGCATCGGAGTGAAAAGGGTTTGCAAAAACAGGGCAGGAACAGAACTTAATTATGGAAAACAGGCATCCATACACAGAGAGGAGGCTGTAAAACAGGAGCTTCTAAATGGCAATGCAAACCCCAATGGGGAAACCATCTGTGGAAGATTTGACAGCTCATCTGCTGTGTGTCTATGtgtttgaaagagagagagagaaagaacgaaAATGCTTTTACCAGCAGAAGGATCAATAGCATCTTTAGCAGGAGTGGCATATCATGGCAGTTGTCATTCTGACTGTAGTATACTATTTGGAAGTTTTACTGTGCTAGTTATTTTCAGTAGAAAGTCCCAGCCATTGTGATATATCACCAGCACTGGTATTTTGGTACCATAGACGTCCTTGTGATGCTCTACCTTAGGGCCCATTTATGTCATTTTTACTGAATGGTACCTTACCTGTATGAATAGTCTCAGACTTCAGTGAAGCTGCTGGTGAGAGAACAGTGAGTACTCATCAATGACAGTGCCAGATTGGGCTCTTAGTGATGAGCCGCTAAGCTGGAGCCCAGTGCATTAGCGTTCATTCAGTTGTGTGCTGGCTAATGGAGTTTAGACTGCTCTTGCAACAGCAAGGCCCAGCAATAAGCTTGTAGGGCTTCAGGACACATGCATTTGTTCCCTGCAGAGTCCTAGGAATCCATGGTATATGCAGGATTTTTTATGTACGAGCCTAGAAAGTTAGTCAGTTAAGGTATGGATGAGGCTCCTCAAGGAGAGAACTTTGTGGGATTCCCAGTGCAgttccttcccccacctccccttaGATTTTTCCTGCAGGAGGAATGGAGACTTCCAGCCCATCATTTGGATGAAAATTCAGAAGTATGAACAGTATGTATCCAAAGCTTATCTGAAAATCTCCCAACGTCTAGGCTCTCTCGTGATGCCCTTGGTACTTCCTGGTTTCAAGCGGAATGGATATAACAATGAGAACTGCCTTCTTCATGAGATATGGTGATTCCACTTCTGGTAGTAAATGGGCTTAGGTAAATGAAGAACCACCCCAAATCAGGAGCAGCAGAAGGCccctaaaagtgggagggccacaAGTGCTCAAAtcatggccctgccccccccacgccACCCTTTCTCCTTAAGACCCCACACTCCCTGCTCCtttcgcccccgccccccgctcgcTCCCCCTTGTGGCCAGTAAAAAGGGGAGGTATGGCCCCTTGGTCCCCGATTCTGGCAGCCCTGCCCCAAACTTTAAAACCTACATTGACCCTCCCACATTATATATAGATTTTGGGATTCCACTTCCAGTAACATTAGATTGATTGAATTTATGTTACTGGAAGTGGAATTCcaaaatctaatctaatctatctatatatatatatatattggaggTGTCAGTTTAGGCCTTGGGCAAAATTTGGCCTGGTTCTTATTTTACTCAAGCCTGTTTGTTTATCCAAAAGGTGCAGACCCCAGATCTCCTATGACCCCCCAGCTCCACTCACATCCAACAGCAACCAGAAGGGAATATCTCCCTCAACTGATTTACATGTAATAGGTATCTATCAGCCAGCCAAAGGGGCAGCCTCGACTGCAAGTCTGTAAATCTGGCAAAGTTCCTG from Lepidochelys kempii isolate rLepKem1 chromosome 3, rLepKem1.hap2, whole genome shotgun sequence encodes the following:
- the LRFN2 gene encoding leucine-rich repeat and fibronectin type-III domain-containing protein 2 isoform X7, whose protein sequence is MEKLLCSILVFGMAVAVNACPKYCVCQNLSESLGTLCPSKGLLFVPLDIDRRTVELRLGGNFIVNINRQDFANMSGLVDLTLSRNTISYIQPYSFADLESLRSLHLDSNRLPNIGEDILRGLINLQHLIINNNQLSSISDEAFEDFLVTLEDLDLSYNNLQGIPWESIRKMVNLHQISLDHNLIDYITEGTFADLQKLARLDLTSNRLQKLPPDPIFARSQISPLEATPFSPPLSLSFGGNPLHCNCELLWLRRLDRDDDMETCASPPNLKGRYFWHVREEEFVCEPPLITQHTHKLLVLEGQTATLKCKAIGDPSPVIHWVAPDDRLIGNSSRTAVYDNGTLDIVITTSKDYGTFTCIAANAAGESTATIELSIVQLPHLSNSTGRAAPPKSRLSDITSSSKSNRGETKGPPERAVLVSEVTTTSALVKWMVSKSAPRVKMYQLQYNCSDDEVLIYRNASLITGKHP
- the LRFN2 gene encoding leucine-rich repeat and fibronectin type-III domain-containing protein 2 isoform X5, with amino-acid sequence MEKLLCSILVFGMAVAVNACPKYCVCQNLSESLGTLCPSKGLLFVPLDIDRRTVELRLGGNFIVNINRQDFANMSGLVDLTLSRNTISYIQPYSFADLESLRSLHLDSNRLPNIGEDILRGLINLQHLIINNNQLSSISDEAFEDFLVTLEDLDLSYNNLQGIPWESIRKMVNLHQISLDHNLIDYITEGTFADLQKLARLDLTSNRLQKLPPDPIFARSQISPLEATPFSPPLSLSFGGNPLHCNCELLWLRRLDRDDDMETCASPPNLKGRYFWHVREEEFVCEPPLITQHTHKLLVLEGQTATLKCKAIGDPSPVIHWVAPDDRLIGNSSRTAVYDNGTLDIVITTSKDYGTFTCIAANAAGESTATIELSIVQLPHLSNSTGRAAPPKSRLSDITSSSKSNRGETKGPPERAVLVSEVTTTSALVKWMVSKSAPRVKMYQLQYNCSDDEVLIYRNVPVGQPGELLPPSAGPQN
- the LRFN2 gene encoding leucine-rich repeat and fibronectin type-III domain-containing protein 2 isoform X8; the protein is MEKLLCSILVFGMAVAVNACPKYCVCQNLSESLGTLCPSKGLLFVPLDIDRRTVELRLGGNFIVNINRQDFANMSGLVDLTLSRNTISYIQPYSFADLESLRSLHLDSNRLPNIGEDILRGLINLQHLIINNNQLSSISDEAFEDFLVTLEDLDLSYNNLQGIPWESIRKMVNLHQISLDHNLIDYITEGTFADLQKLARLDLTSNRLQKLPPDPIFARSQISPLEATPFSPPLSLSFGGNPLHCNCELLWLRRLDRDDDMETCASPPNLKGRYFWHVREEEFVCEPPLITQHTHKLLVLEGQTATLKCKAIGDPSPVIHWVAPDDRLIGNSSRTAVYDNGTLDIVITTSKDYGTFTCIAANAAGESTATIELSIVQLPHLSNSTGRAAPPKSRLSDITSSSKSNRGETKGPPERAVLVSEVTTTSALVKWMVSKSAPRVKMYQLQYNCSDDEVLIYRESAKAGTN
- the LRFN2 gene encoding leucine-rich repeat and fibronectin type-III domain-containing protein 2 isoform X6, giving the protein MEKLLCSILVFGMAVAVNACPKYCVCQNLSESLGTLCPSKGLLFVPLDIDRRTVELRLGGNFIVNINRQDFANMSGLVDLTLSRNTISYIQPYSFADLESLRSLHLDSNRLPNIGEDILRGLINLQHLIINNNQLSSISDEAFEDFLVTLEDLDLSYNNLQGIPWESIRKMVNLHQISLDHNLIDYITEGTFADLQKLARLDLTSNRLQKLPPDPIFARSQISPLEATPFSPPLSLSFGGNPLHCNCELLWLRRLDRDDDMETCASPPNLKGRYFWHVREEEFVCEPPLITQHTHKLLVLEGQTATLKCKAIGDPSPVIHWVAPDDRLIGNSSRTAVYDNGTLDIVITTSKDYGTFTCIAANAAGESTATIELSIVQLPHLSNSTGRAAPPKSRLSDITSSSKSNRGETKGPPERAVLVSEVTTTSALVKWMVSKSAPRVKMYQLQYNCSDDEVLIYRCLYFTYHHSICVPSNSA
- the LRFN2 gene encoding leucine-rich repeat and fibronectin type-III domain-containing protein 2 isoform X4, encoding MEKLLCSILVFGMAVAVNACPKYCVCQNLSESLGTLCPSKGLLFVPLDIDRRTVELRLGGNFIVNINRQDFANMSGLVDLTLSRNTISYIQPYSFADLESLRSLHLDSNRLPNIGEDILRGLINLQHLIINNNQLSSISDEAFEDFLVTLEDLDLSYNNLQGIPWESIRKMVNLHQISLDHNLIDYITEGTFADLQKLARLDLTSNRLQKLPPDPIFARSQISPLEATPFSPPLSLSFGGNPLHCNCELLWLRRLDRDDDMETCASPPNLKGRYFWHVREEEFVCEPPLITQHTHKLLVLEGQTATLKCKAIGDPSPVIHWVAPDDRLIGNSSRTAVYDNGTLDIVITTSKDYGTFTCIAANAAGESTATIELSIVQLPHLSNSTGRAAPPKSRLSDITSSSKSNRGETKGPPERAVLVSEVTTTSALVKWMVSKSAPRVKMYQLQYNCSDDEVLIYRTQADCLLRWRNDVQKQGTNSRTQPQKSELPDLNTLPMTPCRNWSPPGGPNSDWPSGKVHLSYWE
- the LRFN2 gene encoding leucine-rich repeat and fibronectin type-III domain-containing protein 2 isoform X1, which produces MEKLLCSILVFGMAVAVNACPKYCVCQNLSESLGTLCPSKGLLFVPLDIDRRTVELRLGGNFIVNINRQDFANMSGLVDLTLSRNTISYIQPYSFADLESLRSLHLDSNRLPNIGEDILRGLINLQHLIINNNQLSSISDEAFEDFLVTLEDLDLSYNNLQGIPWESIRKMVNLHQISLDHNLIDYITEGTFADLQKLARLDLTSNRLQKLPPDPIFARSQISPLEATPFSPPLSLSFGGNPLHCNCELLWLRRLDRDDDMETCASPPNLKGRYFWHVREEEFVCEPPLITQHTHKLLVLEGQTATLKCKAIGDPSPVIHWVAPDDRLIGNSSRTAVYDNGTLDIVITTSKDYGTFTCIAANAAGESTATIELSIVQLPHLSNSTGRAAPPKSRLSDITSSSKSNRGETKGPPERAVLVSEVTTTSALVKWMVSKSAPRVKMYQLQYNCSDDEVLIYRMIPATNKAFVVNNLVSGTGYDLCVLAMWDDTATTLTATNVVGCAQFFTKEDYPQCQSMHSQFLGGTMILVIGGIIVATLLVFIVILMVRYKVCNNSQGKMANVSNVYSQTNGAQPVQNGVLPQVNPKVVVRNELMEFNCESVQSSISSSSSSVNSRDCDDYSLQSEQGTLSSKWRPPSRSKHNIDRLMGAFASLELKCQKKEDTVDSRTSTVARHSDKEPLLGQQESKFRSLLMLPLEGKTKRSHSFDMGDFATSQCCTYPKKITNIWTKRSLSVNGMLLQYDDNDLAGAKGTYGSSEWVMESTV
- the LRFN2 gene encoding leucine-rich repeat and fibronectin type-III domain-containing protein 2 isoform X2, encoding MEKLLCSILVFGMAVAVNACPKYCVCQNLSESLGTLCPSKGLLFVPLDIDRRTVELRLGGNFIVNINRQDFANMSGLVDLTLSRNTISYIQPYSFADLESLRSLHLDSNRLPNIGEDILRGLINLQHLIINNNQLSSISDEAFEDFLVTLEDLDLSYNNLQGIPWESIRKMVNLHQISLDHNLIDYITEGTFADLQKLARLDLTSNRLQKLPPDPIFARSQISPLEATPFSPPLSLSFGGNPLHCNCELLWLRRLDRDDDMETCASPPNLKGRYFWHVREEEFVCEPPLITQHTHKLLVLEGQTATLKCKAIGDPSPVIHWVAPDDRLIGNSSRTAVYDNGTLDIVITTSKDYGTFTCIAANAAGESTATIELSIVQLPHLSNSTGRAAPPKSRLSDITSSSKSNRGETKGPPERAVLVSEVTTTSALVKWMVSKSAPRVKMYQLQYNCSDDEVLIYRTQADCLLRWRNDVQKQGTNSRTQPQKSELPDLNTLPMTPCRNWSPPGGPNSDWPSGKVHLSYWEW